One window from the genome of Cryomorphaceae bacterium 1068 encodes:
- a CDS encoding T9SS type A sorting domain-containing protein, producing the protein MQKFNFKNSFLTAFAFLSGLMAFGQGVCTQFSYYYADINYPQSGGTETDIYSVTLDGENAILSPIVEDLGYAAHIAYNQIDGLIYVVNGNNGAISTLDPSTFVLSEAVSVSPSISITVAAFNDEGNLLIGGSANSGQLYSVDFGSEPYSLSEFSGSNDIEGGDITFSEAGNLYLASKPEGKLYEVIPGFENDLKGNVDGQVTGMATFEDGESVIVSSRNNDRFLVYSLDGEVTVSGEYNAILDDEPFSLENGDMASGCSERSTSVEGCDDLRTYYIHNAQGAGPVILYAVDFNEMGGANLSVLVDNLGGGSHMGLGEDGFIYIVRHNNGMLSRVNPLNPIVETIGQINVDGENVTSIPAVVVGDDGFVYVGSSATDMIYKVNPMTAEAEVFGEGNVAGGDLVFVGNDLWLANRSQGRFYEINGEGQFDVDAEEINGVSVLPDGNLLIANGNLNGLFEVYEPGTGAATGEVFETGLALFNGDLATRCFDGQPVFQGCDDFQTYYIHTPLGGGDVILYNVELTDLGEANLTAIRTLDGDSHLGLGQDGLLYIVRVSTGMMTILDLDTDTEAQVQINLDGNNITSIPAVVVGDDGFVYIGSGNTIYKVEPSTGDAEVFGNENISGGDLVFAGGALWYANRSNSTFYEVNGEGQFTVGAAEINGVSTLPNGNLLIADGDLGNTFEVYEPLTGNATGEEFDSGLELYWGDLAGRCFDNNNEEGECENFQLFLAANGNQDGDIYRVNLEEGTVSLELLLEDLGRPHIAYDESNGLMYIILGPTGEVAVYDPVADILTTFSNITMGQMDIIDTYSAVVTNEGTLLVGSNFGVVYEVDPATGAASNPMDANVDGGDLIQTNDGDVWVINRGQGRFYNLTDGVTEFDVELDGIYGAAVMQSGMILVGDQGNQLRVVDPAVPGLTETIFELDFSLTAGDLAGGCGDNYVGLEQPPTAENTAVVIGEGATSFVTYPNPTEGISNVQIVPGSSERAVIEVFDMSGRSVATLLNQDVQEGNTYRMTFDGTLLPNGVYVVKYVTHSETAIQKIMIAR; encoded by the coding sequence ATGCAAAAATTCAACTTTAAAAATTCCTTTCTCACCGCCTTCGCCTTTCTCTCAGGCTTAATGGCTTTTGGACAAGGGGTGTGTACACAGTTTTCCTACTACTACGCTGATATTAATTATCCGCAGTCGGGAGGTACAGAAACAGATATCTATTCTGTTACTCTTGATGGAGAGAACGCAATCCTATCTCCAATTGTTGAAGATTTAGGTTACGCTGCGCATATTGCGTACAATCAAATTGATGGATTGATTTATGTTGTAAATGGAAATAACGGCGCAATTAGTACTCTAGACCCTTCAACTTTTGTATTATCTGAGGCGGTAAGCGTTAGTCCGAGTATCTCAATCACTGTTGCTGCCTTCAACGACGAAGGAAATCTATTGATCGGTGGTTCTGCTAACAGTGGTCAACTTTACTCAGTAGATTTTGGATCAGAACCTTACTCCTTGTCAGAATTTTCAGGATCAAATGACATTGAAGGTGGAGACATCACTTTCTCCGAGGCAGGAAATCTCTATTTGGCCTCCAAGCCCGAGGGGAAACTTTACGAAGTTATTCCCGGTTTTGAAAACGACTTGAAAGGAAACGTAGACGGTCAGGTAACCGGTATGGCAACATTTGAAGATGGTGAGAGTGTTATTGTCTCCTCTCGGAACAACGATCGATTCTTAGTGTACAGCCTTGACGGCGAAGTAACAGTAAGTGGAGAGTACAATGCAATTCTCGATGATGAGCCTTTTTCTTTAGAGAATGGCGACATGGCGTCAGGATGTTCTGAGCGCAGCACTTCAGTAGAAGGATGCGATGACCTAAGAACTTATTACATCCACAACGCCCAAGGCGCAGGGCCAGTTATTCTATACGCCGTTGATTTCAACGAAATGGGAGGAGCAAATCTTTCTGTTCTTGTAGATAATCTTGGCGGTGGATCACACATGGGCCTTGGTGAAGATGGCTTCATTTATATTGTCCGTCACAACAACGGAATGCTAAGCAGGGTCAATCCACTCAACCCTATCGTCGAAACCATTGGTCAAATCAATGTTGATGGAGAAAACGTTACCAGCATTCCTGCTGTTGTAGTAGGAGATGATGGATTTGTTTATGTAGGCTCAAGCGCTACGGACATGATTTACAAAGTCAATCCAATGACGGCCGAAGCTGAAGTATTTGGTGAAGGAAATGTCGCAGGTGGAGACTTGGTATTTGTTGGGAATGACCTTTGGTTGGCCAACAGATCACAGGGGCGTTTCTACGAGATCAATGGTGAAGGCCAATTTGATGTGGATGCTGAAGAAATCAATGGTGTTTCTGTTTTGCCTGATGGAAATCTTTTGATTGCAAATGGAAACTTGAACGGTTTGTTCGAGGTTTACGAGCCGGGAACAGGAGCTGCCACAGGCGAAGTATTTGAAACAGGTCTAGCCCTATTCAATGGTGACTTAGCCACTCGTTGTTTCGACGGACAACCCGTATTCCAAGGATGTGATGATTTCCAAACTTATTACATTCATACCCCACTTGGTGGAGGAGACGTAATTCTATACAACGTTGAATTGACCGATTTGGGTGAAGCAAACCTAACAGCAATTAGAACGCTTGATGGAGACTCTCACCTAGGATTGGGTCAAGATGGCCTATTGTACATTGTACGGGTGAGTACAGGGATGATGACTATTCTAGATCTTGATACAGATACTGAAGCTCAAGTTCAGATAAATCTGGATGGAAATAACATAACTAGCATTCCTGCCGTAGTGGTAGGCGATGATGGATTCGTTTATATTGGTTCGGGGAATACAATCTACAAAGTTGAACCGAGCACAGGTGATGCTGAAGTATTCGGAAATGAGAATATTAGCGGTGGAGACTTGGTGTTCGCAGGTGGAGCTTTATGGTATGCAAACAGATCCAACTCTACTTTCTATGAAGTAAATGGTGAAGGCCAGTTTACTGTGGGAGCAGCTGAAATCAATGGCGTTTCAACACTACCTAACGGTAACCTACTAATAGCCGATGGTGACTTAGGAAATACGTTTGAAGTTTATGAACCACTTACGGGAAATGCGACAGGCGAAGAGTTTGATTCTGGCCTTGAGCTTTACTGGGGAGACCTTGCCGGTAGATGCTTTGACAATAACAATGAAGAAGGAGAATGTGAAAACTTCCAGTTGTTTTTAGCGGCAAACGGCAACCAAGACGGAGATATTTACAGAGTCAACCTTGAAGAAGGAACGGTTTCACTAGAGCTACTCCTGGAAGACCTTGGTCGTCCACACATCGCTTATGACGAAAGCAATGGACTTATGTACATCATCTTGGGACCAACAGGGGAAGTAGCAGTTTACGATCCTGTAGCTGATATTTTGACAACCTTCTCTAACATTACGATGGGACAGATGGATATTATTGATACTTACTCTGCAGTCGTAACAAATGAAGGTACCCTATTGGTAGGCTCAAACTTCGGCGTGGTTTATGAAGTTGATCCTGCTACAGGAGCAGCCTCTAACCCAATGGATGCTAATGTTGACGGTGGAGATCTCATTCAAACCAATGATGGTGATGTTTGGGTTATTAACCGGGGTCAAGGACGTTTTTACAACCTGACTGATGGTGTGACTGAATTCGATGTGGAGCTTGACGGAATCTATGGTGCTGCAGTAATGCAAAGCGGAATGATTCTAGTTGGTGACCAAGGAAACCAACTACGAGTTGTAGACCCCGCGGTTCCGGGATTGACAGAAACTATCTTCGAACTTGACTTTTCTCTAACTGCAGGAGACCTTGCTGGTGGATGCGGAGACAACTACGTAGGATTGGAGCAACCTCCTACAGCTGAGAATACAGCTGTGGTGATTGGAGAAGGCGCTACTTCTTTCGTAACATACCCAAATCCAACGGAAGGAATCTCCAATGTTCAAATAGTGCCAGGTTCTTCTGAAAGAGCAGTAATTGAAGTATTCGACATGAGCGGGCGCTCTGTAGCTACTTTACTTAATCAAGATGTACAAGAAGGAAATACTTATAGAATGACCTTTGACGGAACACTTCTTCCTAACGGAGTCTATGTTGTGAAGTACGTTACTCATAGTGAAACGGCAATTCAGAAAATCATGATTGCCAGATAA
- a CDS encoding T9SS type A sorting domain-containing protein has translation MIKIDMKKGMLTAFTFLSGMTLLAQGVCTNFSYYYADINYPASGGTETDIYSVSLEGEDAILSAIVEDIPNAAHIAYNEMNGLIYVVNGTNGSISTLDPSTGVLSEEVSVSPSVGITVAAFDAEGNLLIGGSANDGKIYVVDLGSNPYTLSDFSDGNDIQGGDITFGASGSLYLASKPEGKLYEVIPGFENTVLGNVNGEVTGIATLEDGGSIIVSSRNNGQFLTYDVDGGFSESTAYNAILNGEPFTLENGDMASGCSERSTSIEGCSDLRTYYMEDAVGGGSDILYSVNFNEMGGADLVELGTFGAGSHIGVGPNGLIYIVRYGSGMLTTWDPETLASVNEVQINVDGSNIGQIPAVVAGDDGFVYVGSQAGDIIYKVDPTTGNATIFGEANVGGGDLVFVDGALWCANRGLGRFFEVNGEGEFDVAAEEINGVANLPDGNLLISNGNLNGLFEVYEPGTGIATGETFETGLELFNGDLASRCFDGNQGSECENFQLFLSANGNQGGDIYRVTLGDGSASLELLLEGLGDPHLAYDEINGLLYIVKGSGDVAIYDPVTDVLSTFSNIAMGDMNVAQTYAAVVTEEGTLLVGSANQNKVYEVNPATGEASNAVDVPVSGGDIIQTNDGDVWLINRSQNRFYNITDGVSQFDVDLNQMYGAAVMESGMILVGNAGTQLRVVDPATASVTETVYNIDINVSAGDLAGGCGDANPEVTPEPGECYVAEAFDYVEGVRSNGGAIATNRTDSTQAEGMPEGIDQLVFVTLGYGGSIKLDFNGAVPNLDGDDLEVVETSYGNPGCDAYPEYADVYVSQNGVDFFFAETVCKSDNGVDISAAGDFDYITVVEIRNNDTLTSTPDGYDLDGVRAIWNCEGTTEEENEPGQSEGDVVQFVTTPSTIINSYPNPTEGQATIEFSVGQTERAVVEIFDMNGRSVETLFNQDVQAGNTYRLAFDGGALPNGIYVVKFVTESQTVIEKIMIAR, from the coding sequence ATGATAAAAATTGACATGAAAAAAGGTATGCTTACTGCCTTTACATTCCTTTCGGGAATGACACTCCTTGCTCAAGGAGTCTGTACTAATTTCTCTTATTACTATGCAGATATTAACTATCCTGCATCGGGTGGAACAGAAACTGACATTTATTCAGTCTCACTAGAAGGTGAGGATGCAATTCTCTCAGCTATTGTTGAAGATATTCCAAATGCAGCACACATCGCTTATAATGAGATGAACGGGCTCATTTATGTAGTAAACGGAACGAATGGTTCTATTAGTACACTGGACCCTTCTACCGGAGTTCTATCCGAAGAGGTAAGTGTTTCTCCAAGTGTGGGAATTACAGTTGCTGCTTTTGACGCTGAAGGAAACCTCTTGATCGGCGGATCTGCCAACGATGGAAAAATCTACGTGGTTGATTTGGGATCAAATCCATATACTCTTTCTGATTTCTCTGATGGGAATGATATTCAAGGTGGAGACATCACTTTTGGCGCTTCAGGTAGCCTTTACTTGGCTTCAAAGCCTGAAGGGAAATTATACGAAGTAATTCCAGGTTTTGAGAATACCGTTCTTGGAAATGTAAACGGTGAAGTGACGGGTATTGCCACTTTAGAAGATGGCGGAAGCATTATTGTTTCCTCAAGAAATAATGGACAATTCTTGACATATGATGTAGATGGAGGATTTAGCGAAAGCACTGCATACAACGCCATTCTAAACGGAGAACCATTCACACTTGAAAATGGAGATATGGCTTCAGGGTGTTCTGAAAGAAGTACATCAATTGAAGGTTGTTCAGACTTACGTACCTACTACATGGAAGATGCAGTAGGTGGTGGAAGCGATATCCTTTATTCAGTTAACTTCAATGAAATGGGCGGAGCTGATCTAGTGGAGCTTGGTACTTTTGGTGCTGGAAGCCACATCGGAGTTGGTCCAAACGGATTGATTTACATCGTAAGATACGGCTCTGGAATGCTGACAACTTGGGATCCTGAAACGCTTGCCTCAGTAAATGAAGTACAAATCAACGTAGACGGAAGTAACATCGGTCAAATTCCAGCTGTGGTTGCAGGTGACGACGGATTTGTATATGTTGGATCTCAAGCCGGAGATATCATCTACAAAGTAGACCCTACCACAGGAAACGCTACTATTTTTGGTGAAGCCAATGTTGGTGGTGGAGACCTCGTATTTGTTGATGGTGCGCTATGGTGTGCTAACAGAGGATTAGGTCGTTTCTTTGAAGTAAACGGAGAGGGTGAGTTTGACGTTGCCGCCGAAGAAATCAACGGTGTTGCAAATCTACCCGATGGAAACCTACTGATTTCCAATGGAAACTTAAATGGACTATTCGAAGTGTACGAGCCTGGAACAGGTATTGCTACAGGCGAGACTTTCGAAACAGGTCTGGAACTATTCAATGGTGACTTGGCGAGCAGATGCTTCGATGGAAACCAAGGATCAGAATGCGAAAACTTCCAATTGTTCCTTTCCGCTAATGGAAATCAAGGTGGAGACATCTACCGTGTTACTTTAGGTGATGGTTCTGCTTCTTTAGAACTTCTTCTTGAAGGTCTCGGAGATCCTCACTTGGCTTATGACGAAATCAATGGATTGCTTTACATCGTAAAAGGAAGTGGTGACGTAGCCATCTATGACCCCGTAACAGATGTTTTGAGCACTTTCTCAAACATAGCTATGGGCGACATGAATGTAGCCCAAACTTATGCTGCTGTTGTAACTGAAGAAGGAACACTTCTAGTTGGTTCAGCAAACCAAAACAAAGTCTACGAAGTTAATCCTGCAACAGGAGAAGCCTCAAATGCTGTCGACGTACCGGTTAGTGGTGGAGATATTATCCAAACCAATGACGGCGACGTTTGGTTGATCAACAGATCACAAAATCGCTTCTACAACATCACAGACGGTGTTTCTCAATTTGATGTAGACTTGAATCAAATGTATGGAGCAGCTGTAATGGAAAGTGGAATGATCCTAGTCGGTAATGCAGGAACTCAACTTAGAGTTGTTGACCCTGCTACTGCTAGTGTTACTGAAACTGTATACAACATTGACATCAATGTAAGTGCAGGAGACCTTGCCGGTGGATGCGGTGATGCTAATCCGGAAGTTACTCCTGAACCAGGAGAGTGCTATGTAGCTGAAGCTTTCGATTATGTAGAAGGTGTGCGAAGCAACGGTGGTGCAATAGCTACTAACCGCACTGACTCAACTCAAGCTGAAGGAATGCCTGAAGGAATTGATCAATTGGTATTCGTAACTCTAGGTTACGGAGGAAGCATTAAGCTGGACTTCAACGGTGCAGTTCCAAACCTTGATGGCGATGACCTCGAAGTTGTAGAAACTTCATACGGAAACCCTGGTTGTGACGCTTATCCTGAGTATGCAGATGTTTATGTTTCTCAAAACGGAGTAGACTTCTTCTTCGCCGAAACAGTTTGCAAAAGCGACAATGGAGTAGATATCAGCGCAGCCGGCGATTTTGACTACATTACCGTGGTTGAGATCAGAAACAACGATACGTTGACTTCAACTCCTGATGGTTATGACCTTGACGGTGTAAGAGCAATCTGGAACTGTGAAGGAACGACAGAGGAAGAAAATGAGCCTGGTCAAAGTGAAGGTGACGTTGTTCAATTTGTAACAACTCCTTCTACGATTATCAACTCATACCCGAACCCAACTGAAGGTCAAGCAACAATTGAGTTCAGTGTAGGGCAAACAGAGCGTGCAGTAGTTGAAATCTTCGACATGAACGGACGCTCAGTTGAGACGTTGTTCAACCAAGATGTTCAGGCAGGAAACACTTACCGCTTGGCATTTGATGGTGGTGCGTTGCCTAATGGAATCTATGTTGTGAAATTTGTAACCGAAAGCCAAACGGTTATCGAGAAGATCATGATTGCGAGATAA
- a CDS encoding sialidase family protein: protein MNKILFLLFSFLAITVSAQNPVIEISATDNPNEISICIDERHPHRLLAGANIYSIYLSEDGGLSWSEKKQLSPYGVWGDPVIIQDTTGSFYHFHLSKVPDGNWIDRMVCQRSDDGGKSFNDGSYFGLNGDKAQDKPWAVVNPENNEIYVTWTQFDEYDSKDPADRSNILFSKSTDKGETWSHPIQVNSVDGDCLDDDETVEGAVPAVGPDGQIYVAWSGPNGLVFNCSFDAGKTWEEEELPIAEHVGGWNINIPGIYRVNGMPVTKCDLSEGPNQGTVYVNWADQRNGVDNTDIFLSKSTDQGLSWSEPIRVNQDSSQNHQFFTWMDIDQTNGNLWFVYHDRRNGDDNGTDVYAAVSQDGGSTFTEVKISESPFYPNPEIFFGDYNNIAAHGNVVRPVWTRLDDEQLSVRTSIIDTYSIINEQSNSLTIQEETNGELIITHSLKGKVSVKILALTGNEVLNIDRRKSKKGTLRITEASDLNTGIYLVELDNGSTGAKGQWIKL, encoded by the coding sequence ATGAACAAAATTCTTTTTTTGCTATTCAGCTTCTTAGCGATTACCGTCAGTGCCCAAAATCCGGTTATTGAAATCTCAGCGACTGACAATCCCAATGAAATTTCTATCTGTATTGATGAGAGGCATCCACATCGACTCTTGGCAGGCGCAAACATCTACAGCATCTACCTGAGTGAAGATGGTGGGTTATCGTGGTCAGAGAAAAAGCAGTTATCACCATACGGAGTGTGGGGAGACCCTGTGATTATTCAAGATACGACAGGAAGTTTTTACCATTTTCACTTATCAAAAGTCCCTGACGGAAATTGGATTGACCGTATGGTTTGCCAGCGATCAGACGATGGAGGGAAAAGCTTTAATGATGGCAGCTATTTTGGATTGAACGGAGATAAAGCACAGGATAAACCTTGGGCTGTGGTGAATCCCGAAAACAACGAAATCTATGTTACCTGGACTCAATTCGATGAGTACGATTCAAAAGATCCGGCGGATCGATCGAATATTCTATTCTCAAAATCAACTGATAAAGGGGAAACATGGAGCCATCCTATTCAAGTGAATAGTGTGGATGGAGATTGTTTGGATGATGACGAAACTGTGGAAGGTGCAGTTCCGGCAGTCGGTCCTGATGGACAAATTTACGTTGCCTGGTCAGGCCCAAATGGATTGGTATTTAACTGCTCTTTCGACGCAGGTAAAACTTGGGAAGAGGAAGAACTACCAATTGCCGAACATGTGGGAGGGTGGAATATTAACATTCCCGGTATTTACCGTGTCAATGGAATGCCTGTTACAAAGTGTGACCTTTCTGAAGGGCCAAATCAGGGAACCGTTTACGTCAATTGGGCTGATCAACGAAATGGTGTCGACAATACCGACATCTTCCTCTCAAAAAGCACAGACCAAGGATTATCATGGTCGGAGCCGATCAGAGTCAATCAGGACTCATCCCAAAACCATCAGTTTTTTACTTGGATGGATATTGACCAAACCAACGGAAACTTATGGTTTGTCTACCATGACCGAAGAAACGGCGATGACAACGGAACTGATGTTTATGCTGCAGTAAGCCAAGATGGAGGTTCAACTTTTACAGAGGTCAAAATCAGCGAAAGTCCATTTTACCCCAATCCGGAAATTTTCTTTGGTGATTACAACAATATCGCTGCTCATGGCAATGTCGTCAGACCGGTTTGGACGCGGCTAGATGACGAGCAGCTTTCCGTGCGCACCTCGATTATTGATACCTACTCGATTATCAATGAGCAATCAAACTCGCTGACTATCCAAGAAGAAACGAATGGGGAATTGATAATTACGCACTCATTGAAGGGTAAAGTCTCGGTGAAAATACTGGCCTTAACCGGAAATGAAGTACTGAATATTGATAGACGGAAATCAAAAAAAGGCACCTTAAGAATAACGGAAGCTTCCGACTTGAATACGGGTATCTATCTAGTGGAACTTGATAATGGATCAACAGGTGCAAAAGGCCAATGGATCAAGCTTTGA
- the hemF gene encoding oxygen-dependent coproporphyrinogen oxidase: MSTPDRKEIEASYRQIQSLICEKIEETDGAGKFIKDSWKREGGGGGLTRVMSEGSVLEKAGVNFSAVEGEVTPMMAKNLGMDAKWFFATGVSIVMHPHNPHVPIIHMNIRYFETDKGDYWFGGGIDLTPHYVVEKQAKQFHRSLKEVCDRFDSSWYPRFKKQADDYFYIPHRNETRGIGGIFYDHESEDSNQSKSEILEFSLALGRLFPEVYSSLINENRDKAFSNSQKEWQKLRRGRYVEFNLVYDRGTRFGLLSNGRTESILMSLPKEANWFYDFYPEQGSEEEKTLALLKKEIDWIKA, from the coding sequence ATGTCTACACCTGATCGAAAAGAAATTGAAGCTTCTTACCGTCAGATTCAATCCCTGATCTGCGAGAAAATCGAAGAAACTGATGGAGCGGGTAAGTTTATAAAGGATAGCTGGAAACGCGAAGGCGGCGGTGGCGGACTCACACGCGTTATGTCAGAAGGGAGTGTCTTGGAGAAAGCAGGAGTAAATTTTTCAGCTGTAGAAGGAGAAGTAACTCCGATGATGGCCAAGAATCTAGGGATGGATGCCAAGTGGTTTTTTGCCACAGGTGTCAGCATTGTTATGCATCCGCACAACCCTCATGTTCCGATTATTCATATGAATATTCGCTATTTCGAAACGGATAAAGGTGATTATTGGTTTGGTGGCGGAATAGATCTTACTCCTCATTATGTAGTCGAAAAGCAAGCCAAGCAATTTCACAGAAGTCTGAAGGAAGTATGTGACCGGTTTGATTCGAGTTGGTACCCACGCTTTAAAAAGCAAGCAGATGATTATTTCTATATTCCTCATCGGAATGAGACAAGAGGAATCGGCGGCATCTTCTATGACCATGAGTCGGAAGACTCGAATCAGTCAAAATCAGAGATTCTGGAATTTTCACTCGCGCTCGGAAGACTTTTTCCTGAAGTCTATTCCTCTTTGATAAATGAAAACAGAGATAAGGCTTTTAGTAATTCCCAAAAGGAATGGCAGAAACTCAGAAGAGGCCGCTACGTTGAATTCAACTTGGTTTATGATCGCGGGACTCGGTTTGGTTTATTGAGCAATGGGCGAACAGAGTCGATTTTGATGAGTCTTCCGAAAGAAGCCAATTGGTTTTATGATTTCTATCCTGAACAAGGGTCTGAAGAGGAGAAAACTCTCGCATTGCTAAAGAAAGAAATCGATTGGATCAAAGCTTGA
- a CDS encoding LysM peptidoglycan-binding domain-containing protein has translation MGVKNGLLRFIFVAVAAMIASGVSAQNYAQRTIDGNDYYLYYVEPGNTLYAISKMFSVPVDALVTANPSAEQGLEIGQEILVPLGEVNKREAKKKEVKVDGDVILHTVQKKETLFSISKDYGVSVNELMEMNPESAQTLSTGVILRVPSAKSSNVQEKFLEPARNDSFIVHQIQSGETIFSLAKQYGISQDSLLTMNPDLALGVKKDQYLIIPTYTESFLEKRSAEERESILSELDIPVGTQEVYDLALMLPFELELNDSIEKVLTKGEDLYILTEIALEYYRGTRLALDSLAKLGLSANLHVYEVGEDIVRTRETLKKKELREMDMIFGPMHKASLALVSDMTIDEKIYLVSPNSFTNEVFEDNPYLLRALTSRETLLRYLANYIAINHQDHNVLMLNSESPKEWPMRKEFINNYNTAVSTFNNIYSDSLRSVTKDMFNREGGGGKIVEFLKKDTLNVIVVPSNDLAFVSDVMTRLSLLENDYQVQVYGLDKWINYENIEAEYKNRLKLRLVVPSYVDFESPTTIQFLKLYREAYGTEPSHFDYGFKGYDLTLFFGEALLKEGLGFPLAFDRLKLEGTAGSYRFGKSTTGKEFENKEAYILQYEDFEIKRVN, from the coding sequence ATGGGAGTAAAAAACGGACTGTTAAGATTCATCTTTGTCGCCGTAGCGGCAATGATTGCCTCCGGCGTTTCGGCTCAGAATTATGCCCAGCGCACGATTGATGGAAACGATTACTATCTCTACTATGTAGAGCCTGGAAATACGCTCTATGCGATATCAAAGATGTTCTCGGTTCCAGTGGATGCTTTGGTTACTGCCAACCCTTCTGCAGAGCAAGGTCTGGAAATTGGTCAGGAAATACTCGTTCCTCTGGGAGAAGTAAATAAGCGAGAAGCCAAGAAAAAAGAAGTTAAGGTAGACGGAGACGTCATTTTGCATACCGTTCAAAAGAAAGAAACGCTTTTCTCCATCTCGAAGGATTATGGAGTATCTGTGAATGAACTGATGGAAATGAACCCTGAATCAGCGCAGACTTTGAGCACAGGAGTTATTTTGAGAGTTCCTTCAGCGAAGAGCTCAAACGTTCAAGAGAAATTTTTGGAGCCTGCTCGAAATGATTCGTTCATTGTTCATCAGATTCAATCGGGTGAAACGATTTTTTCTCTTGCCAAGCAATACGGAATTTCTCAGGATAGTCTTTTGACCATGAATCCTGATTTGGCACTTGGAGTAAAAAAAGATCAATACTTGATTATACCGACTTATACCGAGTCGTTCCTGGAAAAGCGTTCAGCGGAAGAACGCGAATCAATTTTGAGTGAACTGGATATTCCTGTTGGCACACAAGAGGTGTATGACCTAGCCTTGATGTTGCCTTTTGAATTGGAGTTAAATGACAGTATTGAAAAAGTATTGACCAAAGGTGAGGACCTTTATATTCTTACCGAAATTGCGTTGGAATACTATCGGGGAACGAGATTGGCACTTGATTCATTAGCGAAGTTAGGGTTGAGCGCAAACCTGCATGTTTACGAAGTAGGGGAGGATATTGTCAGAACCCGAGAGACTTTGAAGAAGAAAGAGCTTCGTGAAATGGATATGATTTTTGGTCCGATGCACAAGGCTAGTTTGGCATTGGTGAGTGATATGACCATTGATGAGAAGATCTATTTGGTTTCGCCGAACTCTTTTACAAACGAGGTCTTTGAGGATAACCCTTATTTATTGAGAGCTTTGACCTCGAGAGAGACACTACTCAGATACTTGGCAAATTACATTGCTATCAACCATCAAGATCACAATGTTTTGATGTTGAATAGTGAGTCGCCCAAGGAATGGCCAATGCGAAAGGAATTCATTAATAACTACAATACCGCCGTTTCAACTTTTAATAATATCTACTCCGATTCATTGCGAAGTGTCACGAAAGACATGTTTAATAGAGAAGGAGGGGGAGGCAAAATTGTCGAATTTCTGAAAAAGGATACGCTCAATGTGATTGTCGTACCCTCTAACGATTTGGCTTTCGTAAGTGATGTGATGACGAGGTTATCATTGCTCGAAAACGACTACCAAGTCCAAGTATATGGACTCGACAAATGGATCAATTATGAAAATATCGAAGCTGAATACAAGAATCGGTTGAAGTTAAGATTGGTGGTTCCCTCATACGTCGATTTTGAAAGTCCTACGACTATTCAGTTTTTAAAATTATATCGTGAGGCATATGGCACTGAGCCCTCTCATTTTGATTATGGATTTAAGGGGTATGATTTGACATTGTTTTTTGGTGAAGCTCTTCTAAAAGAGGGATTGGGATTCCCGTTGGCATTTGACCGATTAAAGTTGGAGGGAACGGCCGGCTCTTACCGTTTTGGCAAATCAACCACGGGAAAAGAATTTGAAAATAAGGAAGCCTACATCTTGCAGTATGAGGACTTTGAAATAAAAAGGGTGAACTAA